A segment of the Asinibacterium sp. OR53 genome:
GGTAAAATATCACAAGTAGAAGCCAAAAACATCAAAGATGCTTATGGCGCAGATTATGAATTGTATCGCCCCAGGCTGCTGCAGCTGACTGCACACATGCGGGCAGGCAGGTTGAATGCCGCAGCGCAGTTGTGCGGTATCGACCTTTTAGCAGGATAACTCTACCAAACTTATTTCGAAGCACTTACCTGACCTCTTATCTCACCGGCAGGATTAGCCGAAGTATGTATGTTCGCATACATCTTACCACCCAACAGATCATCGTTCTGGCTGGCAGTAAGTGTAGCTGTTCCGCTCACAGTACCGCTGGCTGCAGAAGGAAAACCTGTGATAGCTACTTCCACGGCGGCGCTTGTACCCGCGGCGGCAGGACCATGAAAGTGCATGCCGGTAGCCGCCCCGGTGAGACCACTCCAGTTAAGGGTGTAAGAGAGTTTATAAGTACTTGCATCGTAAGTGCCGGTAAGTGTACCGGTACCCGTGCTGTTGGTGGCAGGCACTTCCTGGGCCGCCGTAAGCGACGAACTTATATTATAGGTGGTTGATGGCGCGGTATAATCGTTGTTTTTGCTGCAAGACGAAAACAAGATGCCGCTAAACACCACGCAGAACAGACCAAGCCGCCTGAGAATGAATATGGATTGCATAACTGTTGTTTACAAATTATAACGCAGCTTGCAACAGAAGGGTTGCCTCTGCAATAGCCGAGAAACCAATATTTTAGGCAATATGCTGATAGTCAAACTTTTGTTGACAGATACCTACTTCATTCATGAATAAGACCGTTCTTCTGTACTGATTTCCACATAGTGCGTTATTTTTAGAAAGACAAGAAAATAAAATCATTTGACAATGAATCAACAGGGTGTCATTCGAAAAAGCATAGTTTCTCTATTGTTGCTTGGTTGGAGTATGGGCCTGATGGCCCAGTCTGCCGTGCAGATCAAGGTAGATGCCGCAAAAGAAAAAGGTCCTATGACGCCCATCTGGGCTTGGTTCGGATACGACGAGCCCAACTACACTTATATGAGAGATGGCCGGAAACTGCTTTCGGAAATTGCTGCTTTGAGTCCGGTACCCGTTCATGTTCGCGTGCATAACCTCATGACTTCAGGAGATGGCAGCGCCGCGCTGAAATGGGGCTCTACCAATATGTATACCGAAGACAAAAATGGTAACCCGGTGTATTACTGGAATATTGTTGACTCGATATTCGATACGTTCATACAAAGGAAAATGAAGCCATTGGCGCAGATAGGTTTTATGCCTGAGGCGTTGTCGAGCCACCCGCAGCCATACCAGCACCATTGGAAACCCGGCGATAAGTATGGTGATATCCACACAGGATGGTCGTACCCGCCGAATGATTACAATAAATGGGCAGCGTTGATTTACCAGTGGGTGAAACATTGTGTTGAACGATATGGTAAGGCCGAAGTAGAAAGCTGGTACTGGGAGTTGTGGAACGAACCGAACGCTCCTTACCTGCAGGCGCAGGACAGGTTGAAGACTTATTGCAAGATGTACGATTACGCTTCATACGCTGTTAAACGCGCGCTGCCATCGGCCAAAGTGGGCGGACCACATACTACAGGAGGAGGTGAAGCATTCATGCGCGGCTTTATTATTCACTGTCTGAAAGAGACCAATGCAGCTACCGGCAAAGTGGGTGCACCCATTGATTTCCTGGCTTTTCATGCAAAAGGTTCGCCACGGATTGTCAACGACCGGGTACGTATGGGCATGTACAGCCAGTTGAGAAATATCCGGGATCATTTGAGTGTGATCGCTTCTTTCCCGGAAACCAAACATTTACCGGTAATTGTTGGCGAGTCGGATCCCGAAGGCTGTGCAGCCTGTGGTATGAAAACCGATCCACAGAATGCTTATCGCAATGGAACCATGTACTCGAGTTATACGGCTGCGTCTGTTGCGCGTATTTATGATATCAATGCGCATTTTGGAACCAACCTGATCGGTGCAGTGAACTGGTCCTTTGAATTTGAGAACCAGCCTTGGTTTTACGGGTTTCGCGACCTGGCCACCAACGGGGTGGACAAGCCTGTGCTGAATGTTTTCCGCATGCTGGGTATGATGTTGGGCAATCGTGTGGAAGTTTCAGGAAACTTTTCTTATGATTATCAGTCGATCATTGATTCAAGTGTGCACGGAAAGCAAACAGATATCAATGCGATTGCTGCAAAAAGCAAAAATTCATTGACCGTGATGCTGTGGAATTATCACGACGATGATATACAGGACAACGGCTCACCGGTAATGCTTTCTTTACAGCATATACCGGTAAAAAAAGCCAAATTGTATCATTACCGGATCGATAGCGATCACAGCAATGCGTACGAAGTATGGAAAAAAATGGGTTCGCCACAACAGCCTACAGAACAACAATACAAGGAATTGGAAAAAACAGGACAATTAGCGTTATTGTCAGCCCCGAAAGCAGTTACGATCAAGAATGGAACACTCACTGTTGATATGCAACTTCCCCGGCAGGCCGTATCCCTGGTGAGATTGGTATTTTAAGGCTCAGTGGGTCAGGTTCCACTTGCTTCGCAGATAATAAGCTGCCAGCTTGGGTTTTCTGTCTCTTGTAAAAACCCCTTTATAGTTCATGCCGCCAAACCGGATAATGCCCTGTGAGGTTTTAAAATCGGCAAATGCCCAAACATGCATGCCCGCAACAAAATCCTTTGTATCGGCACATTCGAGGTAGGCTTTAATGAAGTCTTTTTGAAACTCCTCCGTAAACATTTCCTGCTGATCGGTATGCATTCCGGCATAGGTATCCGCTCCGAACTCTGTAACGATAATTGGTTTGTTGTATTTAAGATGCAAGTCGTCCAGTTCCTGGCTGAAGAGTTTAACGCCGTTTTTGATATCGCCCGGCTGTGTGTACCAGCCATAATACCGGTTGATGCACATCAGGTCCATCGCACCCAGCCATTCGCTTGGTCCGCCCTGCAAACCAACAATGGTAACCGGTCTGGTATCATCAGCTTCTTTTGCTGTGCGGTAGAGCTCTTTAAAAAAATTCAATGAATACGCATCGGCAGGGGCGTCTTTCCCTGAACCGAAATTCATGTTTTTGGGAAAAGGCTCGTTGGCCAGGCTCCATATGATGACTGATGGATGGTTTTTATCCCTCGCCACCAATTCCCTGATCTGTTTTTTGCAGGTCTCTTTTCGGATATCAACATTGGCTTCCCCATCGGCAAAAATCAAACCAACCGCAGGTATTTCATCAATGATCAGTATCCCTTCCCGGTCTGCCATCATCATATACTCTTCGTCATAAGGATAATGCGAAGTCCGGTAAGAGTTGGCCCCAACCCACTTCAACAGCGAATAATCTTTTACCATAACGGGACCCGCCAGCCCTTTTCCAAAAATGGGAAAGTCTTCATGTTTGCCGAATCCTTTCAGGAAAACAGGTTTGCCATTCAACAACAATTGCTTATTGGTAACACTCACCGAGCGGATGCCTATGTTGAGGTGATAAACATCTGTTCCGGCAATCACCGTGAGTTGATACAGATAGGGATCATCCGTACTCCAAAGGCGGGGGTTGGGCACTTTGATGACAGCGGTTGCTTCATCGCCCGAAAAATCGAGCAGACTTTGTTCGGTTGTATTGTCTCCATTCAGTTTTACAGCAGCCTTTTTTACCGAACCATATTTTTTGATCAGCACCGATACGGTTGCACTGCCATCGTTGACAATTGTTTTTGTTGTTATATCGCCAATACCGTTTTGCGGAATACTGTAAAGCCATACAGCCCTTTCCAAACCTGCGTACGGGAAAAAATCATAGTTGGTTTTCGGGTTGTTGCTGAACATGCCGCCCGACCCGAGATTACCGGTGGGCACCCGGGTTGGTTTTAATTCATTTTCTGTTTGTATGACAATCAGGTTTTCCGCATTGACAGATACATCATTGCTGATGTCGAAAGCGAATGGTAAATGCCCGCCTTCATGCATGCCAACAGGTTTGCCATTCACCCATATTTTCGCCGCATAGCTGGCAGATCCTACCCGGATGAAAATTTTTTGACCTGCCCATGATTTGGGCACGAATGCCCGCTGTTCATACCATACCAGGCCCAGGTAATCACGGCTGTCCTCCATTTGCTCGTTGTAGCTTCCGGGTACCGCTATCGAAACGGCATGGGTTAATCCATTGAACCATTGCTCTTTTTCTCCCACACCCGCAGTGTCTTTTTTGAATTTCCAGATACCGGATAAGTTCATGGCATTTCTTGACTCATTTTGTTGCGGATACAGTGCAATATCCTGGGCATTTGCCGTCATGAATGCTTGTGCGTTTGCAGCAAATGATACGATCACTGGGAGGATGAAGAGGTAAAATTTTTTCATGTAACAAAATACAAAAAAATCAAGGTTCAAACATCATTTCCTGATAAAAAACAGAGCCGATAATGCTGCTAAAAATCGTAGCGTAATTGGTTGGGATGCCCATATAAAGATTTTGTAAATTCATGCATTCATTATGAAAACATATTTTGTAGACGCCTTTACAAATGAACCCTTTAAGGGAAATCCCGCCGGTGTTTGCTTTCTGGACCAGGATATCGGCAAAGAAAAAATGCAAATCATTGCAAAAGAGATCGGCTTTTCCGAAACAGCATTCATAAAAAAGAATGCAGAAAACGATACTTATGACATCCGGTTTTTTTCTCCCAAAAAAGAAATAGCCCTATGCGGGCATGCTACACTTTCTTCAGCAAAAGTATTGTTCGAAACCACGCATGAATCTGCCCTCACATTCATAACAGGAGAAAAGCTGGAACTCAATATTCGGAAGGAAAACGACCATATTGTCATGGCATTCCCTGTATATGAGATGACCACATCAACAGCGCCGGCTTCCATGTTGCATGCATTGGGTCTGGATGAAGTAACAAATACATCGTACAGCCCTAAAAACAAAATAATGGTCCTGGAGATAAGCGACTCCGATCGATTGGCGTCGCTGAAACCGGATTTCAACGCGTTGATCGCATCATACGAGAACATCAATGGGGTATTGGTAACAGCCCCGTCAAAGGATACAGATTATGATTTTCACTATCGCTATTTTTGGCCATGGGCAGGAACCAATGAAGATCCCGTAACAGGAGGCGTACAAACTTTCCTGACGAAATATTGGGCCAACAAACTCAATAAAACAAAACTGAAGGCTTTTCAGTCTTCCGAGCGAACAGGTTTCATGACGACTGAACTGAAAGACGATAAAGTTCTTTTATTTGGTAATGCAGTGATCATGCTGGAAGGACAACTTAAAAACTGGAATGGATAGATATGCTGATACAAACACTTCAATCATTATTCGAGAGAGACCTGAAAAGACTAAGGTCTGAAATAGCGCTTTACAAAAACGAACAGGTAATTTGGCATACCGAAAAGGGTATTGCAAATTCAGCAGGAAATCTATGCCTGCACCTGGTTGGTAATTTGAATACTTATATAGGGGCACAGATAGGCAAAACCAATTACACCAGGAACAGGGAACTGGAGTTTTCTTTGAAGAATGTACCGAGAGTCGAATTGCTAAAGAAGATAGATGAAACCATCATTGTTGTGAAAACGACGCTGGATCAGTTGCCGGAAGATGCATTACAACAAGAATACCCGATCCTGGTTTTTGCCGAAAAAACATCAACAGGATATTTTTTGATACATCTCGCTACACATCTGTCGTATCATCTCGGGCAGATCAATTACCACCGGAGATTATTAGATGTATAGTACACCCAGTAATACAGGCAACATGAACAAAAGAGTAAAATTCGATTTTGAGATTTATTTCACAAATGGAGGGGGCATCAAAGGCCATGATTTTCGCCTTGATATTGCGGGGGACGATATTTCAGACAAAGCACTGGCCGATTATATAGTTGACGACCTGGGATTGCTGATGGTAGGTGAAACAAAAATTCTGAATAAAGAGATCATAACAGAGACACATAAAAGGAAACCCATCAATGAAAAAAAGGGTAATGATCTATTGATAGACCTGAGCCATACCATCGAAAACGGACTGGTAACCTATAAAGGATTGCCGGCGCCCATTATATGTGATTACCTGAGCAGGGAAGATTCGCGCAAAGTATATGAAGCGGGAACGGAGTTCCAGATCGGCAAAATTGAAATGGTAGCGAACACGGGAACTTATATCGATTGCCCGTTTCACCGCTTTGAACATGGGAAAGACCTGTCAGAAGTGGAATTGGCTTGCTTTACCGATCTCGAAGGCATTGTCATTAGGGTGCCCTATACAACATCACCTGAAATTACGGATAAGCACCTGCGGAATTACGAGATCAGGAACCGCGCGGTTTTAATACATACGGGCTGGGATGTTCATTGGAATACAGAACACTATTACGAGAACAACCCCTACCTTACGGAAGCGGCAGCCGTTTATTTAAGAGATTGCGGTGTGAAGCTGGTAGGGATCGACTCGCATAATATAGACAATACGAACGGGAAATCCCGGCCAGTGCATACAACATTATTGGGAGCAGAAATTTTGATTGTGGAGCACCTGTGCAACCTGCAGTTGTTACCGGAAGATGGGTTTACCTTCAGCGCTATTCCACCCAAATTCAAAGGAGTGGGCACGTTCCCTGTACGGGCAATGGCAAAACTGACCGGAGCCAATAAATAAGATAACGTCGTCAGTCGTTGTCCTCAAAATGCAACTTCTGCTGACTGGCAGAGGCTGCAATGTGAAGCGCAAAACCGGCGATTGCCGTATCCTTCAACAAGTTGATGAATGCCATGGTTTTCATTTCCTTGTCGCCCGCACTAACGTAGTTGGGTATGTGAATGGTGACAATGAAAACAATCAATAAAAGCGCCAGCACGTATCCGGCTGCTTTCACCATTTTATTGGTAATGAAGGCAATGGCAACCAATATAAATGCACCGCCAACGAGATAAACCCATAAAATACCACCAGGCAAAGAGCTGGGAATAAAAACCACCAGATCACGTGCATTCATAAAGTGATAAATCCCGAAAACAATCATTACAACAGCCAGCAGATAAATAGCTATTCTGGAAATAATGTGATACTGTTTCATATTGGGTCATTTGATACTAAAAAGTTACAACATTTATTCCACAGATGCAAGCCTTTTTATAGCTTTTAAAAAAGGCTTGCATCTGTAAGATTGGTGTTTTCACCAGCACCCATGTAGTGATATTACTATACTGTCCGATTGACTTTTCTATCTGTTTTTCATCACTTTCACTATCAGCTGTTTCCGTAACTGGGCGTTTCTTTGTGACATCACATTACAAGAATGTGTTACAGTTGGGAATCCAATAATCCTTTGAAAAGATCCTTGAAAAGTCGCCAATTAATTTTTAGCGTAGGTTAATTGGTAGCGCTTTGGTTTAGTCCATGAAAAACCGTAGTTAACCGCTACACAGCCTTTGTAGGATTCGTTCCTACAAAGGTTTTTTATTTTTTTGCAAATACTCTACTATTTTAGTAGAATATTCGTATGTTTGCCACCGAAACAGAAAATAATGGACGATCTACTGAACAAATTAACCCCTTCTCCCTCGCAATATGATATTATCTGTCATACGCAGCACTTCACATTCCATGCCCGTATGGCGATGACCTGCAGCCTTTCCTGCCCTATGGGGCTTTAATCATTCATCACCGCAGGCTTCGCCTGTAACCTAGCAGTAATCATTTTAATTTTTTATCCTACTAAAATAATAGACTAATGAAGTCCAGAGCTATACTTATACCAATTGTTTTTACCCTGCTGGCATTGCGATCGTATTCGCAGGGTGCTTATACCATCTCGGGTAAAATTTTCGATTCGGTTCATGCCCAGCAACTGGGTGGCGCTTCAATCAGGGTAAAAGGCTCCAACCAGTTAACGGTATCTAAAGAAGACGGCAGTTTTGAATTAAAGGTTTTTCAACGCCTGCCGATTACATTGCTGGTTTCTTATGTTGGATATCAACCGCAGGAGTTCCTGGTATCGGATAACAATGCATCGGCCGTATCGGTTTCTTTATATGCGCAGAATCAATATGCAGGTCAGGTGATCGTTTCCGCTTCGCGTGTATCGGAAAGTATCCTTAAATCGCCTGTTACCATTGAAAAGCTCGACCTGCGTGCCATCAAAGAAAGCCCGGCGCCCTCTTTCTTCGATGCGCTGGAGAATCTGAAAGGGGTGCAGATGACCACACTGAGTATTGGTTATAAAGTACCCAATACCCGTGGGTTTGCCGGTACCACCAATTCGCGCTTTCTTCAAATGGTAGATGGTGTAGATAATATTTCTCCCGGTATCGGCGCACCGGTGGCCAATGCGGTGGGTCCTACCGAGCTGGATATCGAAAGTGTTGAATTGATTCCCGGTGCGGCCTCGGCGGTGTACGGTCTGAACGCCATCAATGGTATTTCGAACCTCAAAACCAAGAACCCCTTTCAATACCAGGGCCTGAGTGTGTATGTGAAGCAGGGGGTGAATCATATAGATGGCAAGGATCTGTCGCCCTCCCTCTACCAGGAATATGCTATCCGTTATGCCAAAGCCATCAACAAACGGCTGGCATTTAAGATCAACGGATCTTATTCGCAAGGCACCGATTGGATTGCCAACGATACTACCGATCAGTATTATACGGCTGGTAATAAAACCAATGCATCGCTGGGCATTGGGAAAGCCAGCAATCCGGCTGCCGACCTGATCAACACTTATGGCGATGAATACAACAGCAATATGAAGACCCTTACGTTACAGGGCAAGACCTATGATGTAACCCGCACCGGTTACCGGGAGCAGGACCTTACGGATTATGCTGTAAAGAATTCCAAGATAGATGTGGGGTTGTATTATAAGTTCAATTCATCGCTTCAGGCTTCTTATGCGTACCGCATTGGTACTGTAACCAATAATTACCAGCGCGGCAATCGGGTGCGGCTCGATGGTGAGCAGATCCAGCAGCATGCACTGGAAGTGAAAAACAACGATTTCTTTATTAAAGCCTATTACACACAGGAGAATACCGGCGCCAATTCTTTCAATTTCCGTCCGCTGGCGGAGAACATCGATATGGCTTTTAAAAAATCGCCACAGTGGTGGAATGATTACACCAGCGGCTTTAACACCGCCTTTGCGGCTAATGGCGGCAATATAGCTGCGGCCCATACTGCTGCCCGTGCCTTTGCCGATAACGGCAGATTCGTGCCCGGCACGGCTGCGTTCGACAGCGTGCGTAATAAGATCATTCATACCAATAACTGGGATACCGTTGGTGCACAGTTGTTGCTGCAATCTGCTTTCTGGCATATTGAAGGGCAATACGATTGGAGCAGTTTGATCAAAGGCATTCAACTGCTGACCGGCGGTCATTACCGCAGGTACATTGTTACGCCCGATGGCAACGAATACATCAACCCTGCCGTGCTTACCGATCCTAAAAGAGCCAATGATGATTTCTATTATTACAATTTCGGCGGCTTTGTGCAGGCTACTAAAAAAGTGCTGGACGATAAGCTGAAGCTCACTGGTTCATTACGCGTGGACAAAACCGAATATTTCGATCCGAAGATCAACCCACGTATCGCACTGGTGTATTCTCCTGCCGAGCAGCACAATATCCGTGCTTCTTACCAGAATGGTTATCGCTTTCCCACCCTTTTCGAAGGCTTTGCGTTTGTGAACAATGGCGGTGTGCGCAGGCTGGGTGGATTAAAAGTAACGGCAGGCCCGTTGAATGTATTCGAAAACTCATACCTGAATTCATCCGTAACTGCGTTTAAGAATGCAGTAAATGCCGATATCAGTAATGGTGTGAGCAAGAACACGGCTATCAATAATCAAAAAGGGTTACTGGTGCAGAGTACATACGGTTATATACAGCCGGAGCACCTCAATTCTTTCGAACTGGGTTACAAAGGCGTGCTGCTTGATAACAAACTGTTCGTTGATGCCGACTATTATTTTAACCTGTACGACAATTTTATCGGCCAACTCGATGTTACACAACCCATCAGGGGCACCATCGGCCAAACCGGCGGGTCTAACGATAGTACGGCAGCATTTGTATATGCCGGCGGTAGTTCTGTAAAAAAGTATAAAATGTGGACCAACTCCAAAAGCAAGATCAGCAACCAGGGGTTTGATATTGGTCTGAACTATAACTTTTACAGGAAATTCAATATCGGCGCCAATCTGGCCTATGCCCAGTTGGTTGAAGTGCACGCTTCCGATGCATTTACACCTGCTTTTAATACGCCTAAATGGATGGCCAATGTATCATTCGGCAACAGGCAACTGTTTAAGAATACCGGGTTCAACCTGGTATGGCACTGGCAGGATGCGTTTTACTGGAACAGTCCGTTAGCCAACGGCACCGTTCCGGCCTACAATACCGTTGATGCCCAGGTGAATTACCGTTTTGTGAAAGCGAATACCACAGTTAAGATAGGTGGTACCAATATCTTCAACACGTATCACACGCAGTATGTGGGCGGCCCAGCTGTTGGGGGATTTTATTATATAACCCTTGTATTTGATGCGAATAGAGGGAAATAGGGAATAAAGAATATAAAAAAGAGTGGGGGGTTTCAAAATCTGAAACCCCCACTCTTTTTTGTTAATTGGCTAGTTGTTTTCTAAACACATAATCGCCGAAATGTTCATCAGCTGTTTTACCGGCTTTATAATCGCTGAACAGGTGATCCAATTCCTGCAGAATGGCTTTTTCATTGAGGTTCTCTTTGTATTTTTTATTCAACCGCTGACCGTAGCGGTCGCCGCCAATGTGCAGGTTATAAAGACCGGGAGCGGTTCCAATGAGTCCGATCTCTGCGGCATAAGGTCTTGCGCAGCCATTGGGACAGCCGGTCATGCGCAATACGATATCATCATCCGATAAACCGTATTGCTGCAAGAGCGGTTCGATCTGGTCAATGAGTTTGGGCAGGTAACGCTGGGCTTCGGCCAGTGCAAGCGGACAGGTAGGCAAAGCCACACAGGAAATCGCATTCTTACGCAGGGCAGATGCCGCATCGGTAGCCTGGATGATACCAAATTGATTCAACAGGTCTTCAATGTGCTTTTTATCGCTTTCTTTGATATCACTCAAGATCAGGTTCTGGTTGCTGGTAAAACGAAAATTGGCTTTACCGGTTTGGGCGATCTCGAGCAATGCAGTTTTCAAAGGCACTTGCTCGCTGTCGGTAACCCTTCCATTCTCGATGAATAAAGTATAGTGCCAGTTACCTTCATAGTCTTTGAACCAACCATAACGGTCTTTTCTTTGGGTAAACTCGTAAGGTTTGGGATCTTCGATAGGAAAGCCGCAACGTTTTTCCAGTTCTTTGCGGAAAGCTTCCACACCCATATTGTCGAGTGTGTATTTCATGCGCGCAAGTTTCCGGTCGCTCCTGTTACCATAATCGCGTTGAATGGTGAGGGTTTCATATACAGCCTTGAGCGTTTTCTCTTCGGTGTCGGTAAAACCAATAACAGTGGCCAGCCGCGCATAGGTATCGGCGTTGCCGTGCGTGGTAGATAAACCGCCACCTACGGCAATATTGAATCCTTTCAGCTTGCCATCTTCAATAATAGCAATCAATCCCAGATCATTGGCCAGTACATCCACATCGTTGTTGGGCGGAATGCAAATGCCTATTTTGAATTTCCGGGGCAGGTAGCGATCCTGGTATAAAGGATCGGTCTCAGTATTTTCGGCAATCTTTTCTTCGTCGAGCCATACTTCGTAAAAAGCCCTTGTTTTGGGCAGTAAGAGCCGGCTGATCCTGTCGGCATACGCATGAATACTTTTATGCAATGGCGATTCGGCGGGGTGACTCGTACAGGCCACATTCCTATTCACATCGCCGCAGGCGGCAATGGAGTCGAGCTTTACTTTGCTGAAGTTTTGATGCGTGGGCTTCACATGGTTTTTGAGGATACCATGCAGTTGAATGGTTTGGCGGGTAGTGATCTTGATCACACCGGTAGTATATTCTCCTGCTACATGGTGTGCAGTGATCCATTGTTCAGGCGTTAAGAGGCCGCCGGGAATGCGCAGCCTGACCATGAAGGAATACAATTTATCCAGTTTCTTAGCGGCCCGCTCTTCGCGCAAATCGCGGTCATCCTGCAAGTACATGCCGTGGAACTTCACCAATGCCTGATCCTGTTCGCGTATAGCGCCTGTGATCTCATCCTGCAAACTTTCTTTCAGTGTGCCGCGCAAACCATGACTGGCTGTTTTGATGTGTTCAATGGCTGATAATTTTTCCTGCTTGCTCATAATACCTGTTTTATAGGATCAATACACGTCTTTTGCGTAGCGCCCTTCTGTTTTTAATTGCTCGAAATATTTTGCTGCATCTTCAGCGGACAATTTTCCTTCCCGCTCGATAACGGTCAGCAGCGCGGCTTCCACTTCTTTGCTCATCGGATCTT
Coding sequences within it:
- the cysI gene encoding assimilatory sulfite reductase (NADPH) hemoprotein subunit, which encodes MSKQEKLSAIEHIKTASHGLRGTLKESLQDEITGAIREQDQALVKFHGMYLQDDRDLREERAAKKLDKLYSFMVRLRIPGGLLTPEQWITAHHVAGEYTTGVIKITTRQTIQLHGILKNHVKPTHQNFSKVKLDSIAACGDVNRNVACTSHPAESPLHKSIHAYADRISRLLLPKTRAFYEVWLDEEKIAENTETDPLYQDRYLPRKFKIGICIPPNNDVDVLANDLGLIAIIEDGKLKGFNIAVGGGLSTTHGNADTYARLATVIGFTDTEEKTLKAVYETLTIQRDYGNRSDRKLARMKYTLDNMGVEAFRKELEKRCGFPIEDPKPYEFTQRKDRYGWFKDYEGNWHYTLFIENGRVTDSEQVPLKTALLEIAQTGKANFRFTSNQNLILSDIKESDKKHIEDLLNQFGIIQATDAASALRKNAISCVALPTCPLALAEAQRYLPKLIDQIEPLLQQYGLSDDDIVLRMTGCPNGCARPYAAEIGLIGTAPGLYNLHIGGDRYGQRLNKKYKENLNEKAILQELDHLFSDYKAGKTADEHFGDYVFRKQLAN